GAAGCAGAGCCAGCGCTCTGCTCTTGCGCCCAGGCGAAGACCTGTTCATCGGCCTTCCCGGGCAATCCCACATCGCCGGTGCGAAAGGCCGTCTTCGTCGGCCGCAACAACTTCAGCCGCGATGCGATAGACTCGGGAACATTTTGAGGGGACAGGATGGTCAGGCGGTCAGGCACGCGGAATGACTTTCGCTTCGTCAATCACCTGACTGGCATACTCAAGCGCGGCAGTGACATCGTGGGTCGTCAGCCCGGGGTAGGCGTCAATAATCCCGGCTAT
This genomic interval from Fimbriimonadaceae bacterium contains the following:
- a CDS encoding DUF433 domain-containing protein — its product is MDDRIVVDPNICSGKPTVRGTRIRVTNILGMVAGGYTIAGIIDAYPGLTTHDVTAALEYASQVIDEAKVIPRA